From the genome of Duffyella gerundensis, one region includes:
- the greB gene encoding transcription elongation factor GreB — MKTRLITREGFNKLKAELDYLWREERPEVTKKVTWAASLGDRSENADYQYNKKRLREIDRRVRYLSKSIEELRIVDYSPQQDGRVFFGAWVEIENDEGDIKRFRIVGYDEIFGRKDYISIDSPMARALLKKESGDSVIVHTPAGEALWYINLIAYGEAGFSDS, encoded by the coding sequence ATGAAAACCCGATTAATTACCCGCGAAGGCTTTAACAAGCTCAAGGCGGAACTCGACTATCTCTGGCGCGAAGAGCGACCTGAAGTCACCAAAAAAGTGACCTGGGCGGCCAGCCTCGGCGATCGCAGCGAAAATGCCGATTATCAATACAACAAAAAGCGTCTGCGCGAAATTGACCGCCGCGTACGTTACCTCTCTAAAAGCATCGAAGAGTTGCGCATCGTCGATTACTCGCCCCAGCAGGATGGCCGCGTATTTTTTGGCGCCTGGGTCGAGATAGAAAATGACGAGGGCGACATCAAACGTTTTCGCATCGTCGGCTATGACGAAATTTTTGGCCGTAAAGATTACATCTCTATCGATTCGCCGATGGCGCGCGCGCTGCTGAAAAAAGAGTCTGGCGACAGCGTTATCGTGCATACCCCGGCTGGTGAAGCACTGTGGTATATCAACCTTATCGCCTATGGTGAAGCGGGATTTAGTGATTCCTGA
- the yjbE gene encoding exopolysaccharide production protein YjbE → MKKIIIIAATLAVFAVGQASAATVGEAAGAQASTTAKGNSDAIGVGAVAALLGVALATAGGGGDSNGSSTSTTTATHAK, encoded by the coding sequence ATGAAAAAAATTATTATAATCGCCGCAACATTAGCGGTATTTGCTGTAGGCCAGGCTAGCGCCGCCACTGTTGGCGAAGCGGCGGGTGCGCAGGCTTCCACCACGGCAAAAGGTAACTCAGACGCTATCGGCGTTGGCGCCGTTGCCGCACTGTTAGGCGTTGCGCTGGCTACCGCTGGCGGCGGCGGTGACAGCAACGGTTCCAGCACCTCGACCACCACGGCGACACACGCTAAATAA
- the ompR gene encoding two-component system response regulator OmpR, translated as MQENYKILVVDDDMRLRALLERYLTEQGFQVRSVANAEQMDRLLTRESFHLMVLDLMLPGEDGLSICRRLRSQSNPMPIIMVTAKGEEVDRIVGLEIGADDYIPKPFNPRELLARIRAVLRRQANELPGAPSQEEAIIAFGKFKLNLGTREMFREDEPMPLTSGEFAVLKALVSHPREPLSRDKLMNLARGREYSAMERSIDVQISRLRRMVEEDPAHPRYIQTVWGLGYVFVPDGSKA; from the coding sequence ATGCAAGAGAATTACAAAATTCTGGTGGTCGATGATGACATGCGTTTACGCGCACTGCTGGAACGCTACCTGACCGAGCAGGGTTTTCAGGTACGTAGCGTGGCCAATGCTGAACAGATGGATCGTCTGTTGACCCGTGAATCCTTCCACCTGATGGTGCTGGACCTGATGCTGCCAGGCGAAGATGGCTTATCGATCTGCCGCCGCCTGCGCAGTCAGAGCAACCCGATGCCAATTATTATGGTGACGGCGAAAGGCGAAGAGGTCGATCGTATCGTCGGGCTGGAAATTGGCGCCGATGATTACATTCCCAAGCCGTTTAACCCGCGTGAGCTGCTGGCCCGTATCCGTGCCGTTCTGCGCCGCCAGGCCAATGAACTGCCCGGTGCGCCTTCGCAGGAAGAGGCGATCATTGCGTTTGGCAAGTTCAAGCTGAACCTCGGCACGCGCGAAATGTTTCGCGAAGATGAGCCGATGCCATTAACCAGCGGTGAGTTTGCGGTGCTGAAAGCACTGGTTAGCCACCCACGCGAGCCGTTGTCGCGCGACAAGCTGATGAATCTGGCGCGTGGCCGTGAGTACAGCGCGATGGAACGCTCAATTGACGTGCAGATCTCTCGCCTGCGTCGCATGGTTGAAGAAGATCCGGCCCATCCACGTTATATCCAGACCGTTTGGGGCTTGGGTTACGTTTTCGTTCCGGACGGCAGTAAAGCATGA
- the envZ gene encoding two-component system sensor histidine kinase EnvZ, with protein sequence MRRLRFSPRSSFARTLLLIVTLLFVSLVTTYLVVLNFAILPSLQQFNKVLAYEVRMLMTDKLQLEDGTQLEVPPAFRREIYRELGISLYTNAAAEESGLRWAQHYEFLSEQMAQQLGGPTDVRVEVNKNSPVVWLKTWLSPDIWVRVPLTEIHQGDFSPLFRYTLAIMLLAIGGAWLFIRMQNRPLVDLEHAALQVGKGIIPPPLREYGASEVRSVTRAFNQMAAGVKQLADDRTLLMAGVSHDLRTPLTRIRLATEMMSQEDGYLAESINKDIEECNAIIEQFIDYLRTGQEMQTERADLNAVLGEVVAAESGYERQIESDVMAEELQLDIDPLSIKRAVANLVVNAARYGNGWIKVSSGFELQRAWFQVEDDGPGIHPDQLQHLFQPFVRGDSARSTSGTGLGLAIVQRIIDAHRGALDIGVSEKGGLRIRAWLPIPADVVASELPSSHG encoded by the coding sequence ATGAGGCGACTCCGCTTCTCTCCCCGCAGTTCATTTGCCCGAACGCTGTTGCTGATCGTTACCTTGCTGTTTGTCAGCCTGGTAACGACCTATCTCGTGGTGCTGAACTTTGCCATTTTGCCCAGCCTGCAGCAGTTTAATAAGGTATTGGCCTACGAAGTCCGTATGTTGATGACCGATAAGCTGCAGCTGGAAGATGGCACGCAGCTGGAAGTGCCACCGGCGTTTCGTCGCGAGATCTATCGTGAGCTGGGCATTTCGCTGTACACCAACGCGGCGGCGGAAGAGAGCGGGCTGCGCTGGGCGCAGCATTATGAGTTTCTCAGCGAGCAGATGGCGCAGCAGCTTGGTGGCCCAACCGATGTCCGTGTGGAGGTCAATAAAAACTCCCCGGTGGTCTGGCTGAAAACCTGGCTCTCGCCGGATATCTGGGTGCGCGTACCGCTCACCGAAATTCATCAGGGCGATTTTTCGCCGCTGTTCCGCTATACGCTGGCGATTATGCTGTTGGCGATTGGCGGCGCCTGGCTGTTTATTCGTATGCAGAATCGGCCGTTGGTCGATCTGGAACATGCCGCATTACAGGTGGGCAAAGGCATTATTCCCCCGCCGCTACGGGAATATGGTGCTTCGGAAGTGCGTTCAGTCACACGCGCCTTTAATCAGATGGCTGCAGGTGTGAAGCAGCTGGCTGATGACCGCACGCTGCTGATGGCCGGGGTAAGCCACGACCTACGTACGCCGCTGACGCGCATCCGCCTCGCCACGGAAATGATGTCACAGGAAGATGGCTATCTGGCCGAGTCGATCAACAAAGATATCGAAGAGTGCAACGCCATCATTGAGCAGTTCATCGATTATCTGCGCACGGGGCAGGAGATGCAGACCGAACGCGCCGATCTCAATGCGGTGCTGGGTGAAGTTGTCGCGGCGGAAAGCGGTTATGAACGGCAGATTGAAAGCGATGTTATGGCGGAAGAGTTGCAGCTTGATATCGATCCTCTCTCCATAAAACGCGCCGTTGCCAATCTGGTGGTTAACGCGGCGCGTTACGGCAATGGCTGGATCAAAGTCAGTAGCGGTTTTGAGTTACAGCGGGCGTGGTTTCAGGTAGAGGATGATGGCCCGGGTATTCATCCCGACCAGTTGCAGCATCTGTTCCAACCCTTTGTCCGCGGCGACAGCGCACGCAGTACCAGCGGAACCGGTTTGGGGCTGGCAATTGTGCAACGTATTATTGATGCGCATCGTGGCGCACTTGATATTGGCGTCAGTGAAAAGGGCGGCCTGCGTATTCGTGCCTGGCTGCCAATTCCTGCCGATGTGGTCGCCAGCGAGTTGCCCTCCAGTCACGGTTAA
- the pckA gene encoding phosphoenolpyruvate carboxykinase (ATP), protein MRVNGLTSPDLLALGITDTAEIVHNPDYDTLFQEETRPGLQGYERGILTQSGAIAVDTGIFTGRSPKDKYIVRDDTTRDTLWWNDQGKGKNDNQPLSQETWQALKQQVTRQLSGKKLFVIDAWCGANPDTRLSVRFITEVAWQAHFVKNMFIRPDDASLASFEPDFVVMNGAKCTNPDWQAQGLHSENFIAFNLTERMQLIGGTWYGGEMKKGLFAIMNYLLPLKGIASMHCSANVGKQGDVALFFGLSGTGKTTLSTDPERQLIGDDEHGWDDDGVFNFEGGCYAKTIRLSEQAEPEIYHAIRRDALLENVVVRDDGSIDFDDDSKTENTRVSYPLYHIDNIVQPVSKAGHASKVIFLTADAFGVLPPVSRLDAEQTQYHFLSGFTAKLAGTERGITEPTPTFSACFGAAFLMLHPTQYAEVLVKRMQAAGTEAYLVNTGWNGSGKRISIKDTRAIINAILAGELSDAETQTLPIFNLQIPLALSGVDSEILDPRNSWSGEGAWEQKARDLAQRFITNFDKYTDTPAGAALVKAGPQL, encoded by the coding sequence ATGCGCGTTAATGGCCTGACTTCGCCTGATCTTCTTGCCCTCGGCATCACTGATACGGCAGAGATTGTTCATAATCCTGATTATGACACCCTCTTCCAGGAAGAAACCCGCCCCGGCCTGCAAGGTTACGAGCGTGGCATCCTGACGCAGTCCGGCGCTATCGCCGTCGATACCGGTATCTTCACCGGGCGCTCACCCAAAGATAAATACATCGTCCGTGACGACACCACGCGCGATACCCTGTGGTGGAACGATCAGGGCAAGGGTAAAAACGATAACCAACCGCTCTCGCAAGAGACATGGCAGGCGCTGAAGCAGCAGGTGACGCGTCAGCTTTCCGGTAAAAAGCTGTTCGTGATTGATGCCTGGTGCGGCGCCAACCCCGATACACGGCTCAGCGTACGCTTCATTACTGAGGTCGCCTGGCAGGCGCACTTCGTAAAAAATATGTTTATCCGTCCTGATGATGCCAGCCTGGCCAGCTTCGAACCCGACTTTGTGGTGATGAACGGCGCCAAATGCACCAATCCTGACTGGCAGGCGCAGGGGCTGCATTCCGAGAACTTTATCGCCTTTAATCTCACTGAACGCATGCAACTGATTGGCGGCACCTGGTACGGCGGCGAGATGAAAAAAGGGCTGTTCGCCATCATGAACTATCTGTTGCCGCTGAAGGGCATTGCGTCTATGCACTGCTCGGCTAACGTTGGCAAACAGGGCGATGTGGCACTGTTCTTCGGCCTCTCGGGCACCGGCAAAACCACGCTGTCGACCGATCCGGAGCGCCAGCTGATTGGCGATGATGAACATGGCTGGGATGATGATGGCGTCTTCAACTTTGAAGGCGGCTGTTACGCCAAGACGATTCGTTTGTCAGAGCAGGCTGAGCCTGAGATTTATCACGCGATTCGCCGCGATGCGCTGTTGGAAAACGTTGTGGTACGCGACGATGGCAGCATCGATTTTGACGATGACAGCAAGACCGAGAACACCCGCGTCTCTTACCCGCTGTATCACATCGACAATATCGTGCAGCCGGTTTCCAAAGCGGGTCACGCCAGCAAGGTCATTTTCCTGACCGCTGACGCCTTTGGCGTGCTGCCGCCGGTTTCACGACTGGATGCTGAGCAGACGCAATACCATTTTCTTTCCGGCTTCACCGCCAAGCTGGCGGGCACTGAACGCGGCATCACCGAACCCACGCCCACCTTTTCTGCCTGCTTCGGCGCGGCGTTTTTGATGCTGCATCCAACGCAATATGCGGAAGTGCTGGTGAAGAGAATGCAGGCTGCGGGCACCGAAGCTTATTTAGTAAATACCGGCTGGAACGGCAGCGGCAAACGTATCTCCATTAAGGATACGCGCGCCATCATCAATGCCATTCTGGCGGGTGAATTAAGCGATGCCGAGACGCAAACGTTACCGATTTTCAACCTGCAGATTCCGCTGGCACTGAGCGGCGTCGACAGCGAGATTCTCGATCCGCGTAATAGCTGGTCAGGTGAAGGAGCATGGGAACAGAAAGCGCGCGATCTGGCCCAGCGTTTTATCACTAACTTTGATAAATATACCGATACGCCAGCCGGTGCGGCGTTGGTAAAAGCGGGACCACAGCTGTAA
- the hslO gene encoding Hsp33 family molecular chaperone HslO, translated as MSVQDQMHRYLFENHAVRGELVNVSNTWREIISGHDYPQPVQQLLGELLVATSLLTATLKFDGDITVQLQGDGPLSLAVINGNNHQEMRGVARMQGEIAPGSTLKEMAGNGYLVITIAPSQGERYQGVVGLEGETLAECLEDYFMRSEQLPTRLFIRSGEHEGQLGAGGILLQVLPAQDTQSDDFNHLATLTETIKTEELIGLPANEVLWRLYNQEEVTVYEPQAVNYKCSCSRERCGEVLQSLPQSEVDEIIEEDGNIDMHCDYCGSHYVFDAVDIAAIRNQSVTNSDQLH; from the coding sequence ATGTCCGTACAAGATCAAATGCATCGTTACCTGTTCGAAAACCACGCCGTACGCGGTGAACTGGTTAACGTGTCGAATACCTGGCGCGAAATCATCAGCGGCCATGACTATCCGCAGCCGGTTCAGCAACTGCTGGGCGAACTGCTGGTCGCCACCAGCCTGCTGACCGCCACGCTGAAGTTTGATGGCGATATCACCGTGCAGCTTCAGGGCGATGGTCCGCTGTCGCTGGCGGTGATCAACGGCAATAATCATCAGGAAATGCGTGGCGTTGCGCGTATGCAGGGTGAGATCGCGCCGGGCAGCACGTTGAAAGAGATGGCGGGCAACGGCTATCTGGTGATCACGATTGCACCGTCGCAGGGTGAACGTTATCAGGGCGTGGTTGGCCTTGAGGGCGAGACACTGGCGGAATGTCTGGAAGATTACTTTATGCGTTCTGAGCAGCTGCCGACGCGCCTGTTTATTCGCAGCGGTGAGCACGAAGGCCAGTTGGGCGCGGGCGGCATTCTGTTGCAGGTATTACCGGCACAGGATACGCAAAGCGATGACTTTAACCATCTGGCGACGCTGACCGAAACCATTAAAACCGAAGAGCTGATTGGTCTGCCGGCTAATGAAGTGCTGTGGCGCCTGTACAACCAGGAAGAGGTCACGGTTTATGAGCCGCAGGCCGTGAACTACAAATGCAGCTGTTCACGCGAGCGCTGTGGTGAAGTGCTGCAAAGCCTGCCGCAGTCGGAAGTTGATGAAATCATCGAAGAGGATGGCAACATCGATATGCACTGCGATTACTGCGGTAGCCACTACGTATTCGACGCCGTCGACATCGCGGCTATCCGCAATCAGTCAGTGACCAACAGCGATCAGCTGCACTGA
- the hslR gene encoding ribosome-associated heat shock protein Hsp15, translated as MKEKTPEGVRLDKWLWAARFYKTRAVAREMIEGGKVHYNGQRSKPSKIVELNAELTLRQGNDERTIVVNSISDQRRPATEAQQLYTETAASIEKREKNAIARKMNSLSMPHPDRRPDKKERRDLMKFKLSGDE; from the coding sequence ATGAAAGAGAAAACCCCTGAAGGTGTTCGGCTCGACAAATGGCTGTGGGCCGCGCGCTTCTATAAAACCCGAGCCGTGGCGCGTGAAATGATTGAAGGCGGCAAGGTGCATTACAACGGCCAGCGCAGCAAACCGAGTAAAATCGTTGAGCTAAATGCCGAGTTAACGCTACGTCAGGGAAATGACGAGCGGACAATTGTCGTCAACAGCATCAGCGATCAGCGTCGTCCGGCCACGGAGGCACAGCAGCTTTATACCGAAACCGCGGCCAGCATTGAAAAGCGTGAGAAGAACGCGATAGCACGCAAGATGAACAGCCTGAGCATGCCGCATCCCGATCGCCGTCCCGATAAGAAAGAACGACGCGATCTCATGAAATTTAAATTATCGGGTGACGAATAG
- the yrfG gene encoding GMP/IMP nucleotidase has product MSFSPDWSQIDTVLLDMDGTLLDLAFDSHFWLRLVPETLSQQRGISLQDAAALIKAKYLAVQHTLNWYCLDYWSEQLDLDIRAMTRQQREQVRLREDTLPFLQALRAAGKRTILLTNAHPYNLDVKLQQTGLADHLDLLLSTHTFGYPKEDQRLWQAVELHTGLNRARTLFIDDGEPILDAARQWGIGWCLGVSNPDSGLPDKEFLRHPAIGDYRTLCAGLVPVTQE; this is encoded by the coding sequence ATGTCCTTTTCTCCCGACTGGTCACAGATTGATACCGTACTGCTTGATATGGATGGCACGCTGCTGGATCTGGCGTTCGACAGCCATTTCTGGCTGCGGCTGGTGCCGGAAACGCTGAGCCAGCAGCGCGGAATTTCGCTGCAGGATGCCGCCGCGCTGATCAAGGCAAAGTATCTCGCCGTGCAACATACGCTAAACTGGTACTGTCTGGATTACTGGAGCGAGCAGCTCGATTTGGATATTCGTGCTATGACCCGACAACAGCGCGAGCAGGTTCGCCTGCGTGAAGACACGCTGCCTTTTTTGCAGGCGCTGCGCGCTGCGGGCAAGCGCACCATCCTGTTGACCAATGCGCATCCCTATAATCTGGACGTCAAACTGCAGCAAACTGGTCTTGCCGATCACCTTGATTTATTACTTTCCACCCACACATTTGGGTATCCGAAAGAAGATCAGCGTCTCTGGCAGGCGGTTGAGCTGCATACCGGCCTGAACCGGGCGCGCACGCTGTTTATCGACGACGGCGAGCCGATCCTGGATGCCGCGCGCCAGTGGGGAATCGGCTGGTGCCTTGGCGTCAGCAACCCTGATTCTGGCTTACCGGATAAAGAATTTCTGCGCCATCCTGCGATCGGAGACTACCGCACGCTCTGTGCGGGACTGGTGCCAGTCACACAGGAGTAG
- a CDS encoding intracellular growth attenuator family protein, with product MSTLIIIVAVMLACSVLAGAGFWYAMRHRPPMAKPLPFIKPPHRKLTSEERAAAERYVNTLTRNQQTLLPTGSSTTPERLTLNAQSNNVYPVTRSITRYGLTTDEPQKWRYYLDAVEVHLPPLWEQYIADENYVELIKTDTIPLVISLNGHSLVNYLFEQPALTPLVRPLATNASIRKEESDNIELLSVRKESYEEYMLTRPDGTREAVIICVALLLLFLGLTAPVSVMAALITAAVVMILVSLWFLYRRPAEKDFREIHCFRGTPKRWGLFSESNQGQMSNISLGTFDLIYPAHWQNYVTHDLGQNTEVELYLNRHVVRQGRYLSLRDEVRNFPIQRWRKNAVLAFGSLVVLTLLLTWIPLSMPVKLSVAWLKGTESIKVTQVADLEKQPLHIGDSLHVNGNGMCSVPANYQGNRTYAYMPFDCSAMYWNTATPLPLPQSDIIDKAAALMNSVNQQLHPETSTDPKLNPQLASAIQKSGMILLDDFSEVVMKTQDLCSQQQDCLRLKNALVNLGNAKDWDTLVRRANSGSLNGMNVLLRPVSAEALENLVNTATSTFFYRETHRAAEALNSPPPGGFLIISDEGRQLVNQPQPSVSLFDYNAPEQWDELQRLAGMLLNTPFQAAGIITNLSVDANGTRHIALHNEPDAVTLSRYIGTTLLLSLLVLSTIINGLLTLRRMHRNRKRLLDIQHYYDTCFNPTMTPAPPVHSLF from the coding sequence ATGAGCACATTGATCATTATCGTGGCTGTGATGCTCGCGTGTTCGGTCCTTGCAGGTGCCGGCTTTTGGTACGCGATGCGGCATCGTCCGCCTATGGCGAAACCGCTGCCATTCATTAAACCCCCTCATCGAAAACTCACGTCGGAAGAGCGCGCTGCCGCCGAGCGTTACGTCAATACGCTCACTCGTAATCAGCAAACCCTGTTGCCTACCGGTAGCAGCACTACGCCCGAACGCCTGACGCTGAATGCCCAAAGCAACAATGTCTATCCGGTCACGCGATCAATCACACGTTATGGATTAACCACCGATGAACCGCAGAAATGGCGCTACTATCTCGATGCCGTTGAAGTGCATCTGCCGCCGCTGTGGGAACAATATATCGCCGATGAAAACTACGTTGAGCTGATCAAAACCGACACTATTCCGTTGGTGATTTCGCTGAATGGCCATTCGCTGGTGAATTATCTGTTTGAGCAGCCTGCGTTGACGCCGCTGGTGCGGCCGCTGGCAACCAATGCCTCGATTCGTAAAGAAGAGAGCGATAACATTGAGTTGCTGAGCGTGCGCAAGGAGAGCTACGAAGAGTATATGCTCACCCGCCCTGACGGCACGCGCGAAGCGGTGATCATCTGCGTTGCGCTGCTGCTGCTGTTTCTCGGGTTAACCGCACCGGTCAGCGTGATGGCGGCACTGATTACCGCCGCCGTAGTCATGATTCTGGTTAGCCTGTGGTTCTTATACCGTCGGCCAGCGGAAAAAGATTTCCGTGAAATTCACTGCTTTCGCGGCACGCCAAAGCGTTGGGGCCTGTTCAGTGAATCCAATCAGGGCCAGATGAGCAATATTTCACTTGGCACTTTTGATCTGATCTACCCTGCCCACTGGCAAAACTATGTGACTCACGATCTTGGACAAAACACCGAGGTTGAGCTCTATCTGAATCGCCACGTGGTGCGTCAGGGACGCTATCTCTCTCTGCGGGACGAAGTGCGTAACTTTCCGATTCAGCGCTGGCGCAAGAACGCCGTGCTGGCGTTTGGCTCGCTGGTGGTGCTGACGCTACTGCTCACCTGGATACCGCTTAGCATGCCGGTTAAGCTAAGCGTGGCCTGGCTTAAGGGCACCGAAAGTATCAAGGTGACGCAGGTAGCTGACCTGGAAAAACAGCCGCTGCACATTGGTGACAGCCTGCACGTTAACGGCAACGGTATGTGCTCCGTGCCCGCCAACTATCAGGGTAATCGCACCTACGCCTATATGCCGTTCGACTGTTCCGCCATGTACTGGAATACCGCCACGCCATTGCCGCTGCCGCAGTCTGACATTATCGATAAAGCGGCCGCCTTGATGAACAGCGTGAATCAGCAGCTGCACCCGGAAACCAGCACCGATCCCAAACTCAACCCGCAACTCGCCTCTGCAATACAGAAATCGGGCATGATTTTGCTGGATGATTTCTCCGAGGTGGTGATGAAAACGCAGGATTTGTGCAGCCAACAGCAGGACTGCCTGCGGCTCAAAAATGCGTTGGTTAACCTCGGTAATGCGAAAGACTGGGATACGCTGGTGCGCCGCGCGAACTCCGGCTCGCTCAATGGCATGAATGTGCTGTTACGCCCGGTCAGCGCCGAAGCACTGGAGAACCTGGTCAATACGGCGACATCGACCTTTTTCTATCGTGAAACGCACCGCGCGGCAGAAGCGCTGAACAGCCCACCGCCGGGTGGCTTTCTGATCATCAGCGATGAAGGTCGTCAGTTGGTGAATCAGCCGCAGCCGTCGGTTTCTCTGTTTGATTACAATGCGCCAGAACAGTGGGATGAGCTGCAGCGGCTGGCAGGCATGCTGTTGAATACGCCGTTCCAGGCTGCCGGTATCATCACTAACCTTTCCGTTGATGCTAACGGCACGCGGCATATCGCGCTGCACAATGAACCTGATGCGGTAACGCTGAGCCGCTACATCGGCACAACGCTGCTGTTGTCATTGCTGGTGCTCAGCACCATCATCAACGGCTTGTTAACCCTGCGCCGCATGCACCGTAATCGCAAACGGCTGCTGGACATTCAGCACTATTATGACACCTGCTTTAACCCGACAATGACGCCCGCCCCACCGGTTCACAGCCTGTTCTGA
- the nudE gene encoding ADP compounds hydrolase NudE, giving the protein MSKPLQKPTILNVEAVARSRLFTIEAIDLAFSNGARRVYERMKPSEREAVMIVPVIDDHLILIQEYAVGLETYELGFPKGLIDPGETPFEAANRELKEEAGFGAQSLHQLGKLTMAPSYFSSKMNIVVAEGLYEERLEGDEPEPLIVHRWPLANLLGLLEHPDFREARNVSALFLVREWLVKQGRLQY; this is encoded by the coding sequence ATGAGTAAACCGTTACAGAAACCGACCATTCTCAACGTCGAGGCTGTTGCTCGTTCCCGCTTGTTTACCATTGAAGCGATCGATCTCGCCTTTAGTAATGGTGCGCGCCGGGTGTATGAGCGAATGAAACCCTCTGAACGAGAAGCGGTGATGATTGTCCCGGTGATCGACGATCATCTCATCCTGATTCAGGAATATGCGGTGGGGCTGGAAACCTATGAACTGGGCTTTCCAAAAGGCCTGATCGATCCGGGTGAGACGCCTTTTGAAGCCGCAAATCGCGAGCTGAAAGAAGAGGCGGGGTTTGGTGCCCAATCGCTGCATCAGTTGGGCAAACTCACTATGGCGCCCTCTTATTTTTCCAGCAAGATGAATATTGTGGTGGCGGAAGGCCTCTACGAAGAACGGCTGGAAGGCGACGAGCCTGAACCTTTGATTGTGCATCGCTGGCCGCTGGCTAATCTGCTCGGGCTGCTTGAGCATCCTGACTTCCGCGAAGCGCGTAACGTTAGCGCGCTGTTTTTAGTGCGTGAGTGGCTGGTGAAGCAGGGCAGGCTGCAATACTGA